The following are encoded in a window of Oreochromis aureus strain Israel breed Guangdong linkage group 10, ZZ_aureus, whole genome shotgun sequence genomic DNA:
- the LOC120442240 gene encoding uncharacterized protein LOC120442240: MTLREAGQRVQPKLSHYTVAGIIRTFRNENRIARRPDVGGRGRMFTPEQETHIVNMVIANNAIRLREIQQRIIDNDTIFQNIHSASISALSRVLARHRIRMKQIPFERNTERVKQLRYDYVQRVMELEADAMGHELLFVDEAGFNLSKTRRRGRNIIGHRAIINVPGQRGGNITMCAAISQNGVVHHHRPEQTRYVIIWDNVSFHRAALVCNWFTDHPSFMALNLPPYSPFLNPIEEFFSAWYWKVYDRHPHQQAFTGNGGGMWRY, from the exons atgaccctgagggaagctggccaacgggttcagcctaaacTGAGCCACTACACTGTGGCAGGCATCATTAGGACATTTCGAAATGAGAATCG aattgctagacgtCCAGATGTTGGGGGCAGAGGCAGAATGTTCACTCCAGAGCAAGAGACCCATATAGTGAACATGGTGATTGCCAATAATGCAATAAGACTGCGCGAAATACAGCAGCGCATAATTGATAATGACACCATCtttcaaaatatacacagtGCAAGCATTTCTGCACTGAGTCGTGTACTTGCGCGCCACAGAATAAGAATGAAGCAAATTCCTTTCGAGAGAAACACAGAACGTGTAAAGCAACTGCGATATGACTATGTGCAG AGAGTGATGGAACTAGAAGCAGATGCAATGGGACATGAGCTACTTTTTGTGGATGAGGCCGGTTTCAACCTCAGTAAAACCAGGAGACGTGGCAGGAACATTATTGGACACCGTGCCATCATCAATGTCCCAGGACAACGTGGTGGTAACATAACCATGTGTGCAGCTATAAGCCAAAATggtgttgttcaccatcat AGACCAGAGCAGACCCGATATGTCATCATATGGGACAATGTTAGTTTCCATAGGGCTGCTTTGGTCTGCAACTGGTTTACAGACCACCCATCCTTCATGGCACTCAACCTCCCTCCATACTCTCCATTCTTAAATCCCATCGAGGAGTTCTTCTCTGCCTGGTACTGGAAAGTGTACGACCGTCATCCTCATCAACAGGCTTTTACAGGCAATGGAGGAGGCATGTGGAGATATTGA